The following coding sequences lie in one Silene latifolia isolate original U9 population chromosome 5, ASM4854445v1, whole genome shotgun sequence genomic window:
- the LOC141657880 gene encoding protein EMSY-LIKE 3 — MEYNQTDSSGTDDDLPPPHQNRFARNARVAGNGRSAVSGSAPYSRMHNNDMESEIHNTEQEAYYHVLRAFKAQSDAITWEKEGLITELRKELRVSDDEHRELLSRVNSDDTIRRIREWRKTNGIQPGGLSSSQPVHESIPSPTVSASRKKQKTGQSAGSLSVGAPPALHPPMQPPSSALKRGPPSGGRGKKPKAVPYPPATHSGRPLNANRGNAFGTSEPAEAANYDPLIGRKVWTRWPEDNNFYEAVITDFKEGRHALVYDMNTPTETWEWVNLKEISPQDIRWEGEDPGGSQRSGRTGQGRGIKKPSVRGGVSGAGRGRGILKGLPKKDLRPPQNGIGRKGPADIELLHTDTLIKEVEKVFNGSHPDPTEVEKAKKVLKEHEQALIEAIARLEDASDGESDGDHPFPQEHMMEQEIGWRKRPYEEMRGDGRGGQGSDGDKGRHAIDKQLEA; from the exons ATGGAGTACAATCAAACCGATAGCAGCG GAACAGATGATGATCTACCACCGCCTCATCAAAATAGGTTTGCGAGAAATGCACGTGTTGCCGGAAATGGGAGATCTGCGGTCTCCGGCTCTGCGCCATATTCCAGAATGCATAATAATGACATGGAATCTGAAATCCATAATACTGAACAAGAGGCATACTACCATGTTCTACGTGCATTTAAAGCTCAATCGGATGCCATTACTTGG GAGAAAGAGGGTTTAATTACAGAACTCAGGAAAGAGCTTAGGGTATCTGACGATGAACACAGAGAACTTTTGTCAAGGGTCAATAGTGACGATACTATTCGGAGAATAAG GGAGTGGAGAAAGACAAATGGGATTCAACCTGGTGGGCTGAGCTCTTCTCAGCCTGTACATGAATCCATACCAAGTCCAACAGTTTCGGCATCGCGTAAGAAACAAAAAACAGGGCAGTCAGCTGGGTCATTATCAGTTGGCGCGCCTCCTGCCCTGCATCCTCCCATGCAACCTCCGTCGTCGGCGTTGAAACGAGGTCCACCTAGTGGAGGTCGAGGCAAGAAACCTAAG GCTGTACCGTACCCTCCTGCGACTCATTCTGGAAGGCCTCTGAATGCAAATCGTGGCAATGCATTTGGAACCAGTGAGCCGGCTGAAGCCGCAAATTACGATCCGTTGATTGGTCGGAAAGTGTGGACAAGGTGGCCTGAGGACAATAACTTTTACGAGGCAGTAATAACAGATTTCAAAGAG GGCCGGCATGCTCTAGTCTATGACATGAATACCCCCACTGAAACATGGGAGTGGGTAAATCTTAAAGAA ATATCTCCTCAAGACATCAGGTGGGAAGGTGAGGATCCGGGAGGCTCTCAAAGAAGTGGCAGGACTGGACAGGGCCGTGGAATAAAGAAACCTTCTGTTCGTGGAGGCGTTAGTGGTGCCGGAAGAGGCCGCGGCATTTTAAAGGGTCTGCCCAAGAAGGATCTACGACCTCCCCAAAATGGTATTGGGAGAAAAGGACCGGCAGATATTGAATTGCTACATACTGATACACTAATTAAAGAG GTGGAGAAAGTATTTAACGGCAGCCATCCTGATCCGACGGAGGTTGAAAAGGCCAAGAaagttttgaaa GAGCACGAACAGGCGCTAATTGAGGCTATTGCTAGACTTGAAGATGCATCTGATGGGGAAAGTG ATGGAGATCATCCCTTTCCGCAAGAACATATGATGGAGCAAGAGATAGGATGGAGGAAACGTCCATATGAAGAGATGCGTGGAGATGGTAGGGGCGGTCAAGGTTCAGACGGTGATAAAGGCAGGCACGCTATAGATAAGCAGCTAGAAGCGTAG
- the LOC141657881 gene encoding uncharacterized protein LOC141657881, with protein MSSKSVIIEGSDGINLSARIFNPKEETKDAKLGVVLVHPYSILGGSQGLLRGLATGLANAGYLSVTFDMRGVGRSTGSKSITGFAEVKDVITVCNWVSQNLSVPNILLVGSSAGAPIAGSAVDEIKEVVGYVSIGYPFGLLASVLFGRHHKAILQSPKPKLFIMGTHDGFTTVNQLKKKLSSASGRVETHLIQGAGHFQMEGPDFDAQMTNLIVEFVRSL; from the exons ATGTCAAGCAAATCCGTTATAATTGAAGGAAGTGATGGAATTAATCTGAGTGCACGAATATTTAACCCAAAAGAAGAAACCAAAGATGCAAAATTAGGAGTAGTATTAGTTCATCCATATTCAATATTAGGTGGTTCTCAAGGTTTATTAAGAGGATTAGCAACTGGTTTAGCTAATGCTGGTTATTTGTCTGTTACTTTTGATATGAGAGGTGTTGGTAGGTCTACTGGCAGTAAATCTATTACCGGGTTTGCTGAGGTGAAAGATGTTATTACTGTTTGCAATTGGGTTTCTCAAAATCTCTCTGTTCCCAACATTTTGTTGGTTGGTTCTTCTGCAG GAGCTCCAATTGCCGGTTCTGCAGTCGATGAGATCAAGGAAGTTGTAGGCTACGTAAGCATAGGATACCCATTCGGTTTGTTGGCATCAGTACTCTTTGGAAGGCACCACAAGGCCATATTACAGTCTCCAAAGCCCAAGCTTTTCATCATGGGAACTCATGATGGTTTCACCACTGTCAATCAGTTGAAGAAGAAGCTAAGTTCAGCATCAGGTCGCGTTGAAACCCATCTAATTCAAGGAGCTGGCCACTTTCAAATGGAAGGACCCGATTTTGATGCCCAAATGACTAATTTGATTGTTGAATTCGTCAGATCTCTTTAA
- the LOC141657877 gene encoding uncharacterized protein LOC141657877, translating into MLLSHISLLNSPTVSHSLTHINLSALLRRQLHRPFAFRRRFTISAMDTTTSSSSAAAVDQLTSDFNNHSLSKLKKLDNLDWDHSFIRELPADPRLDNMPRQVFHACYTKVSPSAEVDNPQLVAWSESVAENLELDPKEFERPDFPLFFSGASPLPGSSSYAQCYGGHQFGMWAGQLGDGRAITLGEIVTSKKQRWELQLKGAGKTPYSRFADGLAVLRSSIREFLCSEAMHSLGIPSTRALCLVTTGKFVMRDMFYDGNAKEEPGAIVCRVAPSFLRFGSYQIHASRGKEDLDIVRRLADYAIRHHFPHIENMNQSESLSFDTGKEDQSVVDLTSNKYAAWAVEVAERTASLVAGWQGVGFTHGVLNTDNMSILGLSIDYGPFGFLDAFDPSFTPNTTDLPGRRYCFANQPDIGLWNIAQFAATLQAAKLFEEKEANYVMERYGTKFMDEYQAIMTKKLGLPKYNKELISKLLNNMAVDKVDYTNFFRLLSNVKADPNIPDAKLLTPLKAVLLDIGQERREAWTSWVKSYIQELVSSEVSDEERKTGMNAVNPKYILRNYLCQSAIDAAEQGDFEEVRRLLKVMERPFDEQPGMEKYARLPPAWAYRPGVCMLSCSS; encoded by the exons ATGCTGCTGTCTCATATATCTCTCCTAAACTCCCCAACTGTATCACATTCTCTCACGCATATTAACCTCTCCGCCCTCCTCCGCCGTCAACTCCACCGCCCTTTCGCCTTTCGTCGCCGTTTCACCATCTCCGCCATGGATACCACCACCTCATCCTCCTCCGCCGCCGCCGTCGATCAGCTCACTTCAGATTTCAACAATCACTCTCTCTCTAAATTAAAGAAGCTCGATAACCTTGATTGGGATCATTCCTTCATCCGCGAACTCCCTGCTGATCCCAGGCTTGATAACATGCCTCGCCAG GTCTTTCATGCTTGCTACACAAAAGTCTCACCATCTGCAGAAGTGGATAATCCACAACTTGTTGCTTGGTCTGAGTCAGTGGCCGAAAATCTGGAGTTAGATCCTAAAGA GTTTGAGCGACCGGATTTCCCACTATTCTTTTCCGGGGCATCTCCACTTCCCGGATC ATCGTCTTATGCTCAATGTTATGGAGGACATCAGTTCGGCATGTGGGCTGGTCAGTTAGGTGATGGTCGGGCTATAACTTTGGGTGAAATTGTGACTTCCAAGAAACAAAGGTGGGAGCTACAACTTAAAGGAGCCGGCAAGACTCCATATAGCCGTTTTGCAGATGGATTGGCTGTTCTTCGTAGTAGCATTCGCGAATTTCTTTGTAGCGAAGCAATGCATAGTCTTGGAATCCCATCAACACGCGCCCTCTGTCTCGTGACAACCGGGAAATTTGTGATGCGTGATATGTTTTATGA TGGGAATGCAAAGGAGGAACCTGGTGCAATTGTTTGCAGAGTGGCTCCATCATTCCTACGCTTTGGTTCATACCAGATTCATGCCTCAAGAGGGAAAGAGGATCTTGATATTGTACGTCGCCTTGCAGATTACGCAATCAGACACCATTTCCCCCATATTGAGAACATGAATCAAAGTGAAAGTTTGTCTTTCGACACTGGCAAAGAGGATCAGTCTGTTGTGGATCTGACTTCTAATAAATATGCAG CTTGGGCAGTTGAAGTTGCTGAGCGTACTGCTTCCTTGGTTGCTGGCTGGCAGGGGGTTGGATTCACACATGGTGTTTTAAACACCGACAACATGAGCATCTTGGGTCTTTCAATTGATTATGGCCCTTTCGGGTTCTTAGATGCCTTTGATCCAAGTTTTACCCCAAATACAACTGATCTTCCTGGGAGAAGGTACTGCTTTGCGAATCAGCCTGATATAGGCTTGTGGAATATCGCGCAATTTGCTGCAACCTTACAAGCAGCCAAGTTGTTTGAGGAAAAAGAAGCAAATTATGTCATGGAAAG ATATGGAACCAAATTCATGGATGAGTATCAAGCTATCATGACTAAAAAACTTGGATTGCCCAAATACAACAAGGAGCTAATCAGTAAACTTCTTAACAACATGGCTGTCGATAAAGTTGATTACACAAACTTCTTTCGGCTACTATCCAACGTCAAAGCTGACCCGAACATTCCTGATGCTAAACTGCTAACTCCCCTCAAGGCCGTGCTGCTAGATATTGGCCAGGAACGTAGGGAGGCATGGACCAGCTGGGTGAAATCCTATATACAAGAG CTGGTTTCTAGCGAAGTATCAGATGAGGAGAGAAAGACAGGAATGAATGCTGTGAATCCAAAGTACATCCTTCGGAATTACCTGTGTCAAAGTGCAATCGATGCAGCAGAACAAGGGGACTTTGAAGAGGTGCGCCGACTGTTGAAAGTGATGGAGCGACCCTTTGATGAGCAGCCTGGGATGGAGAAATATGCGCGCCTACCCCCAGCCTGGGCTTACCGCCCTGGTGTCTGTATGCTTTCTTGTTCATCATGA